The Desulfolucanica intricata genome has a window encoding:
- a CDS encoding metallophosphoesterase has product MIKALKKLVLGTLLIVIGLVLYSYWETNTPVLNEVTVEIADLPPELEGFTILHMTDLHSAYFGTNQEKIISLLEGKDYDLVALTGDFLDIKNPDPKPALLLVSRLNREKPFIFVPGNHEINNPVYREFRSELVSMGVRVFDYPDYISIKNLQVIGLKYPYSKRDFQELTEISNRLPGPKILLNHAPVTFSKVVKEQTNFDLVLVGHTHGGQIRLPIIGTLFAPGERWFPQYDAGFFTEGKTNLYVNRGLGTSKLHFRFLAPPEIALITLKSK; this is encoded by the coding sequence GTGATTAAAGCGTTAAAAAAATTAGTATTGGGAACTCTGTTGATAGTTATAGGATTAGTCTTATATTCCTATTGGGAAACTAATACACCTGTTTTAAATGAAGTAACGGTAGAGATAGCTGATTTACCACCGGAATTGGAAGGATTTACAATACTGCATATGACAGATTTGCATAGTGCTTATTTTGGTACCAATCAGGAAAAAATAATTTCTTTATTGGAAGGTAAGGACTATGATTTAGTGGCTTTAACAGGCGATTTTCTGGATATTAAAAACCCTGATCCTAAACCCGCCTTGTTGCTGGTTAGCAGATTAAACAGAGAAAAACCGTTTATTTTTGTACCGGGTAACCATGAAATAAATAATCCTGTTTACCGCGAATTTAGAAGTGAATTGGTTAGTATGGGTGTTAGAGTATTTGATTATCCTGATTATATTTCCATAAAAAATTTGCAGGTGATTGGATTAAAATATCCCTATTCAAAAAGAGACTTTCAAGAGTTAACCGAAATTTCAAACCGGCTGCCCGGCCCGAAAATACTTTTAAATCATGCACCGGTTACTTTTTCTAAAGTAGTTAAAGAACAAACGAATTTTGACCTGGTGTTGGTGGGCCATACCCATGGGGGACAAATTCGTTTACCTATTATTGGTACCCTATTTGCACCGGGTGAAAGATGGTTTCCCCAGTACGATGCCGGTTTTTTTACTGAAGGAAAAACAAATTTATATGTTAACAGGGGTTTGGGAACCAGTAAATTACACTTCAGGTTTTTAGCTCCCCCGGAGATTGCTCTAATAACGTTAAAATCAAAATAA